In Pomacea canaliculata isolate SZHN2017 linkage group LG12, ASM307304v1, whole genome shotgun sequence, a single genomic region encodes these proteins:
- the LOC112576498 gene encoding N-acetylglucosamine-1-phosphodiester alpha-N-acetylglucosaminidase-like, whose product MSFWVYIFLMWLWSLQLLRSAFSNSDPSEESQSGASTLELDLLQPYLTHHGPLHRRQRDTVKCQHVRYGNTTYSMHPVHKNISAAVPVVEIQHKLAKIGQYVYQQRDIVFRYQRVFNPLQTFSILEPKHPGTCRNGSQQKATVQESAMSRNCIVAANGGFFNTHTGECLGNIVSDGRLVRDSEGIQNAHFGITKEGFLFTGYLSEIDLLRFNFQQLVGGVVWLVRDGQVYVQESQKIECPDSEETGTMERFVSVISARTAVGHDSEGRLLMVQVDGKTDNRGVNLYEFASLLKDLGFFNAINLDGGGSATCVINGAVVNYPSDVCGNRQWNCARQVSTILCVHDIECKPHDCSAHGQCVLGTCECHPPWVGASCNILACQSNCSGHGTCEEDGCHCHGGWIGKTCSDPCPEGMYGINCSNLCQCLNSGSCDPETGYCKCLPGFKGRLCESVCSFGYFGNECSQNCQCPDTCACDHETGQCSVSNYQEDYLKAGECLAQAQVRRERLVPDQSDQLRLWTWITGVLGIIAILSVIFNIWTLFLALKTRKGSSPTRDNLYRRRIAANRRSNKFSYNSAELIALKKEIRESSSDTSDEADEETVLFTARLSQHGTLSVR is encoded by the exons ATGTCCTTTTGGGTGTACATTTTTTTGATGTGGCTATGGTCATTGCAGCTGCTCAGATCAGCCTTTTCAAACTCCGACCCGTCAGAAGAAAGCCAAAG TGGTGCTTCCACATTGGAACTTGATCTGCTGCAGCCTTACCTCACGCACCATGGCCCACTTCACCGGCGCCAGAGAGACACTGTGAAGTGTCAGCATGTTCGTTATGGTAACACTACCTATTCTATGCACCCagtacacaaaaacatttctgcagCAGTGCCCGTGGTGGAGATCCAACACAAACTTGCTAAAATTGGCCAGTATGTCTATCAACAGCGCGATATTGTTTTCCGGTACCAGAGGGTGTTCAATCCACTCCAAACTTTTTCTATCTTGGAGCCCAAGCACCCTGGAACATGCAGAAATGGATCTCAACAGAAAGCAACAGTGCAAGAATCAGCCATGTCACGCAACTGTATTGTGGCAGCAAATGGTGGCTTCTTCAACACCCATACAGGGGAATGCTTAG GGAACATTGTCAGTGATGGCAGGCTGGTAAGAGACTCTGAGGGTATTCAGAATGCTCATTTTGGGATAACGAAGGAAGGCTTCCTCTTTACAGG ATACCTGTCTGAGATTGACTTGCTCCGCTTCAACTTCCAACAGCTGGTTGGAGGGGTTGTATGGCTGGTACGTGATGGGCAAGTGTATGTCCAAGAAAGCCAGAAAATTGAGTGTCCAGACTCAGAAGAAACAG gaacAATGGAGAGGTTTGTCAGTGTGATATCAGCACGCACTGCCGTGGGACATGACAGCGAGGGCCGCTTGCTCATGGTTCAAGTAGATGGAAAAACAGATAATAGAGG ggTGAATCTCTATGAGTTTGCTTCACTGTTGAAAGACTTGGGCTTCTTCAATGCGATCAATTTGGATGGAGGAGGGTCAGCCACGTGTGTCATTAATGGAGCAGTCGTCAACTATCCTTCTGATGTATG TGGCAATAGACAGTGGAACTGTGCCAGGCAGGTTTCAACTATTTTATGTGTTCATGACATTGAGTGTAAACCCCATGACTGTTCAGCCCATGGACAATGTGTTTTGGGGACTTGTGAGTGTCATCCACCATGGGTGGGAGCATCATGTAACATACTGGCCTGTCAGTCAAACTGCAGTGGTCATGGGACTTGTGAAGAGG ATGGCTGTCACTGTCACGGTGGATGGATAGGCAAGACCTGTAGTGACCCATGTCCAGAGGGGATGTATGGCATCAACTGCTCTAACCTCTGTCAGTGTCTCAACAGTGGGTCATGTGACCCAGAGACAGGCTACTGTAAATGTTTGCCTGGCTTCAAGGGCAGGCTTTGTGAATCAG TGTGTTCATTTGGATACTTTGGAAATGAGTGTAGCCAGAATTGCCAATGTCCAGACACTTGTGCTTGTGACCATGAGACTGGTCAGTGCAGTGTGTCCAACTACCAAGAGGACTACTTAAAAG CTGGTGAATGCTTGGCACAGGCTCAGGTCAGAAGAGAGAGACTTGTGCCAGATCAAAGCGATCAACTTCG GCTGTGGACCTGGATAACTGGGGTACTAGGCATCATTGCCATACTCAGCGTCATCTTTAACATCTGGACCTTGTTTCTGGCTCTCAAAACACGAAAAGGATCCTCACCAACAAGAGATAACCTTTATCGGAGACGAATAGCGGCCAATCGACGAAGCAATAAATTCTCTTACAATTCTGCTGAGCTCATTGcactgaaaaaggaaataagagaAAGTTCCTCAGACACCTCAGATGAGGCAGATGAAGAAACTGTGCTCTTCACAGCGAGACTGTCACAACATGGCACTTTGAGTGTCAGATAA